One region of Oryza sativa Japonica Group chromosome 5, ASM3414082v1 genomic DNA includes:
- the LOC4337888 gene encoding GTP diphosphokinase CRSH1, chloroplastic, producing the protein MATAATTSAAAIPTGGGGRRQHPHPRRPGLRPRRLHRLRLPAQAAAAAAASSPSTSSSSSSSSTPAEGGGRLVAELVGAFNELTGRMGEGLATSSSSRLLFRALKLALPALRDGDGGRALARALAIAASLADLQMDAEVISAGILREALDAGAISMRDVKSEIGISTAHLLHESLRLKHAPSKLDVLDDESASALRKFCLSYYDIRAVILELALKLDMMRHLDCLPRYLQRIKSLEVLKIYAPLAHAVGAGNLSLELEDLSFRYLFPHSYDHIDQWLRSQETENKLLIDSYKEQLLQALKDDDELSQIVQDISIQGRYKSRFSTMKKLVKDGRKPEEVNDILALRVILEPRCDGSSLDWGPRACHRTHEIIQAMWKEVPGRTKNYVTRPKENGYQSLHVAIDVSEPGKMRPLMEIQIRTKEMHKFAVGGEASHSLYKGGLTDPGEAKRLKAIMLAAAELAAMRLRDLPASDQGDSNCTNRAFCQLDKNGDGRISIEELTEVMEDLGAGGKDAKELMHLLDANSDGSLSSDEFEAFQRQIELMRSLDDKDDRYRKILKEKLQTIDSAGLIQVYRKQLGDKLLVS; encoded by the exons ATGGCGACCGCCGcgacgacctccgccgccgcaatccccaccggcggcggcggtcgccggcAGCATCCCCACCCGCGCCGCCCAGgcctccgcccgcgccgcctccaccgcctccgcctccctgcccaagcagccgccgcggcggccgcctcttctccatccacgtcgtcgtcgtcgtcgtcgtcgtctactccggcggagggaggagggcgGCTGGTGGCGGAGCTGGTGGGCGCGTTCAACGAGCTGACGGGGAGGATGGGGGAGGGCCTggccacctcgtcgtcgtcgcgcctcCTCTTCCGCGCGCTCAAGCTCGCCCTCCCCGCcctccgcgacggcgacggcggccgggctCTCGCCCGCGCGCTCGCtatcgccgcctccctcgccgacCTCCAG ATGGACGCCGAAGTTATTTCAGCCGGAATACTGAGGGAAGCACTTGATGCAGGAGCAATAAGCATGAGGGATGTCAAATCTGAGATTGGGATCAGCACAGCTCATTTGCTGCACGAGAGTTTACGGCTTAAGCATGCCCCTTCAAAGCTTGATGTACTTGATGATGAAAGTGCAAGTGCATTGAGAAAGTTTTGTCTTTCTTACTATGACATCCGAGCAGTTATCTTGGAACTTGCTCTAAAGCTCGATATGATGAGACACCTTGACTGCCTCCCGAGATATCTTCAGCGGATAAAGTCTCTTGAAGTCCTGAAGATATATGCCCCACTTGCCCATGCTGTTGGAGCTGGTAATCTATCACTGGAGCTAGAGGATCTTTCATTTCGCTATTTGTTTCCGCATTCATATGACCATATTGATCAATGGTTGAGGAGCCAAGAGACTGAGAACAAGCTCTTAATAGATTCGTACAAGGAGCAGTTGCTTCAGGCACTGAAAGATGATGATGAGTTGAGCCAGATTGTGCAAGACATCTCAATTCAAGGGCGGTATAAAAGCCGTTTCAGTACTATGAAAAAGCTAGTAAAAGATGGCAGAAAACCAGAAGAAGTAAATGACATACTAGCTTTAAGGGTAATCTTAGAACCTCGGTGTGATGGCAGCTCGTTAGACTGGGGCCCTAGGGCTTGTCACAGGACACATGAAATCATTCAAGCTATGTGGAAAGAAGTTCCAGGAAGGACAAAAAATTATGTCACACGGCCAAAAGAAAATGGTTACCAGAGCTTGCATGTGGCCATCGATGTAAGTGAACCTGGGAAGATGAGGCCACTGATGGAGATACAGATACGAACCAAGGAGATGCATAAATTTGCTGTTGGTGGAGAGGCATCTCACTCTCTCTACAAAGGTGGACTTACAGATCCTGGAGAG GCTAAAAGGCTGAAGGCTATCATGTTGGCTGCAGCAGAGTTAGCAGCTATGCGTCTTCGTGACCTCCCAGCTAGTGATCAAGGAGACAGCAACTGCACGAACCGTGCTTTCTGCCAGCTTGATAAAAACGGTGATGGAAGGATCAGTATTGAGGAGCTCACAGAGGTGATGGAAGACCTTGGTGCTGGGGGCAAAGATGCTAAGGAGCTCATGCATCTTCTCGACGCAAACAGCGATGGCTCCTTGAGCTCCGATGAATTCGAAGCATTCCAGAGACAG ATCGAACTGATGAGAAGCTTGGACGACAAAGACGATCGCTACAGGAAGATACTGAAGGAGAAGCTGCAGACGATTGACAGCGCGGGTCTCATTCAGGTCTACCGCAAACAGCTGGGCGACAAACTGCTTGTAAGCTAA